A genomic window from Streptomyces sp. 846.5 includes:
- a CDS encoding MarR family winged helix-turn-helix transcriptional regulator — protein MSGRTDNKTGTPGNGPTSYEIGFLLRGAHQRAAAAFSTALEPLGIEGRHFAVLNQLDRAPHSQRQLVDLIGSDKASMVRLVDDLEAKGLVRRDPAPGDRRVHAVTLTEHGTKALSQARDTARDVAAGLLTHMKPDDREELTRLLAEFLRGQHPGS, from the coding sequence ATGAGCGGCCGCACCGACAACAAGACCGGGACGCCAGGCAACGGTCCAACCAGCTACGAGATCGGCTTCCTGCTGCGCGGAGCACACCAACGCGCAGCGGCCGCATTCAGCACGGCCCTCGAACCGTTGGGCATCGAGGGTCGGCACTTCGCGGTGCTCAACCAACTGGACCGGGCACCCCACAGCCAGCGCCAACTGGTCGACCTGATCGGCAGCGACAAGGCATCCATGGTGCGACTCGTCGACGACCTCGAAGCCAAGGGCCTCGTGCGCCGCGATCCGGCACCAGGTGACCGCCGGGTCCACGCGGTCACCCTGACCGAACACGGCACCAAGGCCCTCTCGCAGGCCCGCGACACCGCCCGCGACGTAGCCGCCGGACTGCTCACCCACATGAAACCCGACGACCGGGAAGAACTCACCAGGCTGCTCGCAGAATTCCT